In one window of Azoarcus olearius DNA:
- a CDS encoding acyl-CoA dehydrogenase yields MILTSEQELIRDSIRAFAQERLAPFAAEWDRNHTFPRQALKELAELGALGMVVPEEWGGAGMDYMSLVLALEEIAAGDGATSTIVSVQNSLACGIPAKYGTDAQKERWLKPLARGEMLGCFCLTEPHVGSDASALRTTAVRDGDDWVLNGVKQFITTGREADVAIVFAVTDKAAGKKGISCFIVPTATPGYIVARIEEKMGQKASDTAQILFENCRVPADALLGAEGDGYRIALSNLEAGRIGIASQCLGMARAALEAAVKYAQERETFGKPIFEHQAVNFRLADMATQLEAARQLVWHAASLKDAGRPCLKEASMAKLFASEMAEKVCSDAIQIHGGYGYVSDFPVERIYRDVRVCQIYEGASDIQKLVIGRALAQ; encoded by the coding sequence ATGATTCTGACCTCCGAACAGGAACTCATCCGCGACTCCATCCGCGCCTTCGCGCAGGAGCGCCTCGCCCCCTTCGCCGCCGAATGGGACCGCAACCACACCTTTCCGCGCCAGGCGCTGAAGGAACTCGCCGAACTCGGCGCGCTCGGCATGGTGGTGCCGGAAGAATGGGGCGGCGCCGGCATGGACTACATGAGCCTGGTGCTGGCGCTCGAAGAGATCGCCGCCGGCGATGGCGCCACCTCCACCATCGTCAGCGTGCAGAACTCGCTCGCCTGCGGCATCCCGGCCAAGTACGGCACCGATGCGCAGAAGGAGCGCTGGCTCAAGCCGCTGGCGCGCGGCGAGATGCTGGGCTGCTTCTGCCTGACCGAGCCGCACGTCGGCTCCGACGCCTCGGCGCTGCGGACTACCGCGGTGCGCGACGGTGACGACTGGGTGCTCAACGGCGTCAAGCAGTTCATCACCACCGGGCGCGAGGCCGATGTCGCCATCGTGTTCGCGGTCACCGACAAGGCGGCCGGCAAGAAGGGGATTTCCTGCTTCATCGTGCCGACCGCGACGCCCGGCTACATCGTCGCCCGCATCGAGGAGAAGATGGGCCAGAAGGCCTCCGACACCGCGCAGATCCTGTTCGAGAACTGTCGCGTGCCGGCCGACGCGCTGCTCGGTGCGGAAGGCGACGGCTACCGCATCGCGCTCTCCAACCTCGAAGCCGGCCGCATCGGCATCGCCTCGCAGTGCCTGGGCATGGCGCGCGCCGCGCTCGAGGCCGCGGTGAAATACGCGCAGGAGCGCGAGACCTTCGGCAAGCCCATCTTCGAACACCAGGCGGTGAACTTCCGCCTCGCCGACATGGCGACGCAACTGGAGGCCGCGCGCCAGCTGGTGTGGCACGCCGCCAGCCTGAAGGACGCCGGCCGGCCCTGCCTGAAGGAGGCGTCGATGGCCAAGCTGTTCGCCTCCGAGATGGCGGAGAAGGTGTGCTCGGATGCGATCCAGATCCACGGCGGTTACGGCTACGTCAGCGACTTTCCGGTCGAGCGCATCTACCGCGACGTGCGGGTGTGCCAGATCTACGAGGGCGCTTCCGATATCCAGAAGCTGGTGATTGGGCGCGCGCTGGCGCAGTAG